In Polypterus senegalus isolate Bchr_013 unplaced genomic scaffold, ASM1683550v1 scaffold_2294, whole genome shotgun sequence, the following proteins share a genomic window:
- the LOC120522274 gene encoding myoglobin-like, with protein sequence MCASAADFDAVLSFWAPLKAEPKIYGEIVLQRMFETKPDSQKLFPKFADLSKEQLQNNPDLQAHGGIVVCKLTEFLQDKGQGKAVTDLAETHAKQHKIPRIYFQIISDVIVEVAAEKIEGLSSDALTALKNALKMFQTKMGECYDVLGFDK encoded by the exons ATGTGTGCTAGTGCTGCGGATTTTGATGCTGTGCTTAGTTTCTGGGCACCTTTGAAGGCTGAGCCCAAAATCTATGGGGAGATTGTTCTTCAGcg CATGTTTGAGACCAAACCAGATAGTCAGAAGCTGTTCCCCAAGTTTGCTGACCTTTCCAAAGAGCAACTGCAGAACAATCCTGACCTCCAGGCCCATGGAGGAATTGTCGTCTGCAAGCTGACCGAATTCCTGCAAGATAAAGGGCAGGGCAAAGCTGTGACAGATCTGGCAGAAACTCATGCCAAGCAGCACAAGATCCCTCGCATCTACTTTCAG ATCATCAGTGATGTCATTGTTGAAGTGGCAGCAGAGAAGATTGAAGGATTGAGCTCTGATGCTCTAACAGCCCTGAAGAATGCACTGAAGATGTTTCAAACTAAAATGGGAGAGTGCTATGATGTGCTGGGGTTTGATAAATGA